A genomic stretch from Helianthus annuus cultivar XRQ/B chromosome 1, HanXRQr2.0-SUNRISE, whole genome shotgun sequence includes:
- the LOC110876620 gene encoding casein kinase 1-like protein HD16: protein MPELRSGVRRARAPVVHRSEHLVGNYVKTRAAAAKEAAAKAAAPPLHQQQNNKNITKGLVPNPVIIPEEDKLQEIMADASNNQEEEEEGNTAPFPDMVQVGGSPVYKVERKLGKGGFGQVFVGRRVSVSGPGATEVAIKFEHKNSKGCSYGPPYEWQVYNTLGGSHGVPRVHYKGKQGDYYVMVMDMLGPSLWDVWNSSGQTMSSEMVACVAVESLSILEKMHFRGYVHGDVKPENFLLGQPSTPQEKRLFLVDLGLATKWREGAGGQHVEYDQRPDMFRGTVRYASVHAHLGRTAGRRDDLESLAYTLVFLHRGRLPWQGYQGDNKSYLVCKKKMTTSTDALCEHCPAPLKQFLDVVVNMKFDEEPNYSKLISLFEDLLSPNPVIRPINTDGAQKIILQVGRKRGRLNLDEEDDGQPRKKIRIGVPATQWISVYNARQPMKQRYHYNVSDERLAQHIERGNADGLLISSVASSSNLWAIIMDAGTGYSSQVYELSPIFLHKEWIMEQWEENYYISAIAGSNNGNSLVVMSRGTQYSQQSYKVSDSFPYKWINKKWREGFHVTSMATAGTRWGVVMSRNSGFSEQVVELDFLYPSEGIHRRWNKGYRITATAATEDQSALILSMPRRKPNDETQETLRTSQFPSTHVKEKWAKNLYLACICYGRTVS, encoded by the exons ATGCCGGAACTGCGCAGTGGCGTCCGCCGTGCCCGTGCTCCCGTAGTCCACCGATCCGAACATCTCGTCGGCAATTACGTCAAGACCCGTGCCGCCGCCGCTAAGGAGGCCGCCGCTAAGGCTGCTGCTCCTCCTCTCCATCAACAACAAAATAACAAAAACATTACCAAGGGTTTAGTTCCAAATCCGGTCATTATACCAGAGGAAGATAAACTACAAGAAATTATGGCCGATGCTAGTAATAatcaggaagaagaagaagaagggaataCTGCCCCATTTCCTGATATG GTGCAAGTAGGTGGATCACCAGTATATAAGGTCGAGAGAAAGTTGGGCAAAGGCGGGTTCGGTCAGGTATTTGTAGGCCGTCGTGTTTCTGTATCAGGTCCTGGTGCCACAGAG GTAGCTATTAAGTTTGAGCATAAAAACAGCAAAGGCTGCAGTTATGGTCCTCCATACGAGTGGCAAGTTTACAA TACTCTGGGCGGCAGTCATGGAGTGCCTAGAGTTCACTATAAAGGAAAACAAGGAGATTACTATGTGATG GTCATGGACATGTTGGGGCCTAGTTTGTGGGATGTTTGGAATTCTTCTGGGCAAAC GATGTCATCAGAAATGGTTGCTTGTGTAGCTGTCGAGTCCTTGTCGATTTTGGAAAAAATGCATTTCAGAGG TTACGTGCACGGAGACGTAAAGCCGGAAAACTTTCTTCTCGGTCAACCATCAACACCTCAAGAAAAAAGACTATTTCTTGTTGACTTAGGGCTAG CAACCAAGTGGCGAGAGGGTGCTGGTGGTCAGCATGTTGAGTATGATCAGAGGCCCGACATGTTTAG AGGAACGGTTAGATACGCGAGTGTGCACGCACATTTGGGTAGGACAGCGGGTCGACGAGACGATCTCGAGTCTCTTGCGTACACGCTTGTGTTTCTTCACCGCGGTAGACTACCTTGGCAAGGCTATCAG GGCGACAACAAGTCATATCTAGTTTGCAAGAAGAAGATGACAACGTCTACCGACGCGTTATGTGAACACTGCCCCGCTCCGTTAAAGCAATTTCTTGACGTAGTTGTGAACATGAAGTTTGATGAGGAGCCTAATTATTCGAAGCTAATATCTTTGTTCGAAGACCTGCTTAGCCCAAATCCTGTCATAAGGCCCATTAACACAGATGGTGCCCAAAAG ATTATATTACAAGTTGGACGGAAACGGGGTAGATTAAATCTTGACGAGGAAGACGACGGGCAGCCTAGAAAGAAGATCCGTATAGGAGTTCCCGCAACGCAGTGGATTTCGGTTTACAATGCCAGGCAACCTATGAAACAGag ATACCATTACAATGTTTCCGATGAAAGACTGGCACAACATATCGAGAGGGGAAACGCTGACGGTTTACTCATTAGTTCGGTTGCGTCTTCGTCTAACCTGTGGGCCATTATAATGGATGCTGGAACCGGCTACTCTAGCCAAGTTTACGAGTTGTCACCTATCTTCTTACACAAG GAATGGATAATGGAACAATGGGAAGAGAACTATTACATTAGCGCCATTGCCGGTTCAAACAATGGGAACTCGCTTGTCGTGATGTCTAGAG GGACCCAGTACAGTCAACAGTCATACAAAGTTAGTGACTCGTTCCCGTACAAGTGGATAAACAAGAAATGGAGAGAAGGGTTCCATGTGACATCGATGGCTACTGCCGGTACACGATGGGGTGTCGTCATGTCTCGCAATTCCGGTTTCAGCGAGCAG GTCGTGGAGTTGGATTTTCTGTATCCGAGTGAGGGTATCCATAGACGGTGGAATAAAGGTTACCGTATCACCGCAACTGCCGCAACGGAGGACCAGTCTGCTCTCATCTTAAGTATGCCCCGTCGCAAGCCCAACGATGAAACGCAAGAAACTTTACGTACGTCTCAGTTTCCAAGCACGCATGTCAAG GAAAAGTGGGCGAAAAATTTGTATCTTGCTTGCATATGCTATGGAAGAACCGTGTCTTGA